AACTTGGCGCAACTCGGAACGAAGCTGAGCAGCCTCTTCCACCGCAGCTGCCTTTTCTCGATTGGCTGACGCAAGGGCGGCTTGGGGTGCGAATTCCTCAAAGTAACTACTTTGACCGAGTAGCGTAGGCTGTGAGGGAGGACTAGGGCTTGCAGAGTAGGTTGTAGCCGGTGTTGCGGCAAGTTTGAGTTCTCGAAGGCCGTTAGAGAGTCGGGGAGCTGCGGGTGGCTTTGGAGACACAAGAGACTGCCTTTCTGGGGCAGTACTAAAGTCTGCAGGTTCTGATTGGGAGCTAATCCTTCTGTGTGATCTGCCCATCATACTCGTCCGACGAGAAACTTTGCTGTCTCTCTTTGACATTTCCCCGACCAACgtttcttcctcatcaaAGTTTGGTCCCAGACCGAGACCCATTCCGCTCATGACACTCAGCCGTTTTCTTTCGGCTTCTTGCTTCTGCAATGTCATAACACCTCTTCGAGCCTGTTCCACTTGTCCTCGAAGCATTTCAACCTGTTCCTCCGCCATTTCGCGCTTTTTAATCTCATCTTTGAGCTGATTCTCGACCGCCTCTTTGGCGGCAGATAAAAAGGCGTGCTTGTCTTTCAACTGGGCATATTCCACAGCAAGATCGGCAAGAGAAGAGAGTTTGGTAGTTTGTTGAGATACGAGTTCGTGAGAATCAGCAAGTTGTTTGCGCAATGACTCCACGAGGTCTCGTGCTGCGGAGGGCCAgctctcctctcctttATCGAGCTCGTCTGTCGTCTGACTGCCGTCACCACCGGTGATATCGATGGAAAGATGATCAGGAAGAGTTGCAGATGCGGAGGCCTGAGGTTCTGCcgaaggagggagaggaaCAGAAGCAGGATCGAGAGTAGCAGAAGAGTCGGACATTGTGAGAAAGCCGTGCTTGGCTACTATGTTATATCACAT
This DNA window, taken from Cryptococcus gattii WM276 chromosome C, complete sequence, encodes the following:
- a CDS encoding Hypothetical Protein (Similar to TIGR gene model, INSD accession AAW42511.1), with protein sequence MSDSSATLDPASVPLPPSAEPQASASATLPDHLSIDITGGDGSQTTDELDKGEESWPSAARDLVESLRKQLADSHELVSQQTTKLSSLADLAVEYAQLKDKHAFLSAAKEAVENQLKDEIKKREMAEEQVEMLRGQVEQARRGVMTLQKQEAERKRLSVMSGMGLGLGPNFDEEETLVGEMSKRDSKVSRRTSMMGRSHRRISSQSEPADFSTAPERQSLVSPKPPAAPRLSNGLRELKLAATPATTYSASPSPPSQPTLLGQSSYFEEFAPQAALASANREKAAAVEEAAQLRSELRQVQLKLAESEESRAATEVCLKALREFLASNEDNVNGQSAAEALKGLSLPPLPTDRDPDGQFSQKETKPAGWGFKLWSNRAQPQSQSAFEALSPGRSRATSSATTNNPSISPLATPGDENVSAGLGGFVSSWTKGVTPGAPQAGTGTGVGVGVGASTQSGGSGANGALGASQALPRKLSGMGGFFRRATSQAPQAAEKELPLPPTLTNVATPSPVDEQAGEVNLSSPVLEPEAEKAEDKRKSSATTLSDLEAELGTPHESIEEKTEGEVEGLKGKVGELEKLDEVEI